One Ferviditalea candida genomic window, ATTCGATATACGCCTCATCCAGCACCACAAGCACCCGGTCGGGAACCTGCTCCAAAAACCGTTTGAGCTCTTGCTGGCTCACCATTGTCCCGGTCGGATTGTTCGGATTGCAGATCCAGATGATTTTCGTTTTTTCATTGACCCGCTCCAGCATCCCCTGAAGGTCGTGCGTACCTTCCGCCAAAGGCACCTCGATGCATACGCCCCCTTCGATTTCCACGTTATGTTTGTACTGGGGAAACGTATGCGAGGCCATGATCGTTTCGTCGCCTTTGACCAGGAACGCTCTGGCAATCATCAAAATCACTTCATCGGAACCCGCGCCGAAAATGATTTGATTCTTTGAAACATCCAAGTGTTCGCTCACCGCCTGCGTCAATTCCACCGCGCCGCCGTCCGGATAAATATGCGTTTGCTCCAATTGTCCGAGAATGGCTTCGCGCACCAGCGGCGAGCAGCCGTAAGGATTTTCGTTGGAGGCCAGCTTGATAATTTCCTTCAAACCCAGCTCGCGTTTGACTTCCTCAATCGGTTTGCCCGGCTGGTACACCGGCAGATGGACGATATTTGCTTTCGGTTGGACCACACTGATCACCTCGAGATTTGATGGGGATTCCCTTTGATTTGCGCGACAAATTCACGGATTTGCGATAGGCCCTCCGCTTTCGTTTCCGGTTTGGACAAGAGCGGGAGGGTATCCTCGATTTTGCGGACGATGGCGCTTCCCACGATAACTCCGTCGCACAGCGCAGAAAAATATTGGAAATGTTCGTGGCTCGAAATACCGAACCCAACCGCCACCGGCAAAGAAGAAGCCTGTTTGACCGTCTCGATGAACTCTTCCACATTTGCTGCGAATTGCGACCGAACGCCCGTAACTCCCAGCGATGAAACACAATAAATGAATCCTGCCGCACGGGCGGAAATTTTTTGAATCCTCTCTTTGGAGGTCGGCGCCACCAGCGGGATCAGATGAATATTAAACTTCTCCGACAGCGCCCGCATCGCCCCGTCCTCTTCCACAGGCAAATCCGGAATGATGATACCGCTGATGTCATTCTCCTGCAGCATTTCAAAAAAACGTTCGAGTCCGAGCTGCAGAACAGGATTATAATAAGTGAACAAGATGAAAGGCAGCTTTATGTTTCTTTTCCGCGCTGCTTTGGCCGATCGGATACTGTCGACGATCGTTACCCGCCCTCCGCTGAGCGCTCTTTGCGAGGCCCGTTGGATAACGGGACCGTCGGCAAGCGGATCGGAATACGGAACCCCAAGTTCGATCAGGTCGGCGCCGGCCAGTTCCAGCTGTTCGATAATGTCCAAGGACGTGCTCAAGTCCGGATCGCCCACTGTTACAAATGGGATTAACGCCGTCGCCTGCCGCTTCCGCAGATCCGCGAACACTTCATCAATCCGGTTCATTCCGCTTCCCCCCCAAGATATCCCATGATCGCTTCCACATCTTTGTCGCCGCGGCCGGACAGGCTGACGACAATGATCTGGTCTTTGGACAACTGCGGCGCCAGTTTGATCGTATGTGCGATCGCGTGCGCGCTTTCCAGAGCGGGGATAATGCCTTCCGTCCTGCTCAACAGCTGCAGGGCCTCAAGCGCTTCCTGATCGGTGGCCGGAACGTATTCGGCACGCTTGCTGTCCCTGAGATAGGCATGCTCGGGGCCGATCCCCGGATAATCCAAGCCCGCGGAAATGGAATGCGCGGGCAGCACCTGGCCGAATTCATCCTGTAGCAAATAACTCATCGAGCCTTGAAAAACGCCCTCTTTGCCTTTGGTCAAGGTCGCCGCATGCTCATCCGTATCGACGCCTTTGCCGGCTGCTTCCACTCCGATCAGACGTACGGATGCATCCTCGACAAACGGATAAAAAATCCCGATCGCGTTGCTGCCACCCCCCACACAGGCGATGACCGCGTCCGGCAATCGGCCTTGCGTCTCAAGAATCTGCCGTCTCGACTCATCCCCGATAATCCGCTGAAAATCCCGCACCATCATCGGATACGGATGCGGTCCGACTGCCGAACCGAGAATATAGAACGTGTCATCGACATGGCTGACCCAGTAGCGAAGCGTTTCGTTGCCCGCATCCTTCAGCGTCCTGGTGCCCGATGTTACCGGGATCACCTCCGCGCCAAGCAGCTGCATGCGGAACACGTTCAGCTTCTGCCGCATCGTGTCTTGCTCCCCCATGAACACCTTGCATTCGAGACCGAGCAAAGCCGCCACTGTCGCCGTTGCCACGCCATGCTGACCTGCGCCGGTTTCGGCGATCACCTTCTTTTTGCCCATCCGCTTGGCCAATACGCCCTGCCCGATCGTGTTGTTGATTTTATGCGCGCCCGTATGGTTCAAATCCTCGCGTTTTAAATATATTTTGGCGCCGCCCAGCCTCGAAGTCAACCGCTCCGCATAATACAGCGGCGTCGGGCGCCCGGCGTACTGATTCAGCAAGTACCGCACTTCACGCTGAAACTCTTCGTCCTGCGCATACCGCCGATACGCTTCCTCCAGCTC contains:
- the trpA gene encoding tryptophan synthase subunit alpha — its product is MNRIDEVFADLRKRQATALIPFVTVGDPDLSTSLDIIEQLELAGADLIELGVPYSDPLADGPVIQRASQRALSGGRVTIVDSIRSAKAARKRNIKLPFILFTYYNPVLQLGLERFFEMLQENDISGIIIPDLPVEEDGAMRALSEKFNIHLIPLVAPTSKERIQKISARAAGFIYCVSSLGVTGVRSQFAANVEEFIETVKQASSLPVAVGFGISSHEHFQYFSALCDGVIVGSAIVRKIEDTLPLLSKPETKAEGLSQIREFVAQIKGNPHQISR
- the hisC gene encoding histidinol-phosphate transaminase; the protein is MVQPKANIVHLPVYQPGKPIEEVKRELGLKEIIKLASNENPYGCSPLVREAILGQLEQTHIYPDGGAVELTQAVSEHLDVSKNQIIFGAGSDEVILMIARAFLVKGDETIMASHTFPQYKHNVEIEGGVCIEVPLAEGTHDLQGMLERVNEKTKIIWICNPNNPTGTMVSQQELKRFLEQVPDRVLVVLDEAYIEYTATEDNSNSLKLLREHDNVVLLRTFSKIYGLASLRIGFGIGHPDVIHSINQVREPFNTTRYAQAAAMAAIKDQAFITRCREENAKGIDYLTGEFERLGLSAYPAYGNFIMVNVHRPAKSVFEGLLGRGIIVRGGHQLDFPTSIRVTVGTPEQNSKFIQALEEVLNEVQIAATEING
- the trpB gene encoding tryptophan synthase subunit beta, whose protein sequence is MNKAVPDALGRFGRFGGRYVPETLMNALIELEEAYRRYAQDEEFQREVRYLLNQYAGRPTPLYYAERLTSRLGGAKIYLKREDLNHTGAHKINNTIGQGVLAKRMGKKKVIAETGAGQHGVATATVAALLGLECKVFMGEQDTMRQKLNVFRMQLLGAEVIPVTSGTRTLKDAGNETLRYWVSHVDDTFYILGSAVGPHPYPMMVRDFQRIIGDESRRQILETQGRLPDAVIACVGGGSNAIGIFYPFVEDASVRLIGVEAAGKGVDTDEHAATLTKGKEGVFQGSMSYLLQDEFGQVLPAHSISAGLDYPGIGPEHAYLRDSKRAEYVPATDQEALEALQLLSRTEGIIPALESAHAIAHTIKLAPQLSKDQIIVVSLSGRGDKDVEAIMGYLGGEAE